A genomic stretch from Halalkalibacillus sediminis includes:
- the lysA gene encoding diaminopimelate decarboxylase has product MNSNYLHIGGISALDLIDKYGTPLFVYDIERVRENARSFVHTFQKLEVPFQVAYASKAFSSIAMLQVAKQEGLSLDVVSEGEIYTAIEADFPREKIHLHGNNKSEAELRMAIEQDIGCIVVDNFYEIALLKDLLYEYDKEVNVLLRLTPGIEAHTHDYILTGQEDSKFGFDINSDQADQALQQLLDDDRFKVLGVHCHIGSQIFETSGFIMAIRKLFEALGRWNRTFDYEASVINLGGGFGIKYTDEDEPLPLNEYVVALVESVQQHATDKNLKLPEIWIEPGRSIVGDAGTTLYTIGSIKEVPNVRKYASVDGGMTDNIRPALYQAKYDAVVANKLDQERTELVSIAGKCCESGDMLIWDLKVPEIANGDLLAVYSTGAYGYAMSNNYNRFPKAAVVFVENGKDQLVVKREHYKDVLRYDLSYE; this is encoded by the coding sequence ATGAATTCGAATTATTTACATATAGGCGGTATAAGTGCGCTAGATTTAATAGATAAATACGGAACCCCTTTATTCGTATACGATATAGAGCGTGTTAGAGAAAACGCTCGTTCCTTTGTACATACGTTCCAAAAGCTAGAAGTACCTTTCCAAGTAGCGTATGCAAGCAAGGCTTTCTCTTCGATTGCAATGTTACAAGTTGCGAAACAGGAAGGATTGAGCTTGGACGTCGTATCTGAAGGAGAAATATATACGGCAATAGAAGCGGATTTTCCTAGAGAGAAAATACATCTCCATGGCAACAACAAAAGCGAAGCAGAACTTCGGATGGCAATTGAGCAGGACATCGGTTGCATCGTGGTAGATAATTTCTATGAAATAGCCTTATTAAAGGACTTATTGTATGAGTACGATAAAGAAGTGAATGTATTACTTCGTCTAACTCCAGGAATCGAAGCTCATACTCATGATTATATTTTGACTGGACAAGAAGACTCCAAGTTCGGTTTTGATATTAACAGTGATCAGGCGGATCAGGCATTACAACAATTGTTAGATGATGATCGATTTAAGGTCTTAGGTGTCCATTGTCATATTGGTTCTCAAATCTTTGAAACTTCTGGGTTCATCATGGCAATTCGAAAACTTTTTGAGGCATTAGGGCGATGGAACAGAACCTTTGATTATGAAGCGTCAGTCATTAACCTAGGTGGAGGGTTCGGTATTAAATATACAGATGAAGATGAACCTTTACCCCTGAATGAGTATGTGGTCGCTTTGGTTGAATCGGTTCAACAACATGCTACTGATAAAAATTTAAAACTTCCTGAAATCTGGATAGAACCAGGTCGCTCAATTGTGGGTGATGCAGGAACAACTTTATATACTATAGGTTCGATTAAAGAAGTACCCAATGTAAGGAAGTATGCATCTGTAGATGGTGGAATGACAGATAACATCCGCCCTGCACTTTATCAAGCAAAATACGATGCGGTCGTTGCAAATAAATTGGACCAGGAACGTACAGAGTTAGTTTCAATCGCTGGTAAGTGTTGTGAATCAGGTGATATGCTAATCTGGGATTTGAAAGTCCCTGAAATTGCAAATGGGGATCTTCTTGCCGTGTATTCGACAGGTGCATATGGTTATGCTATGTCGAACAATTACAACCGCTTTCCTAAAGCTGCAGTTGTTTTTGTGGAAAATGGAAAAGATCAATTAGTTGTTAAGCGTGAACATTATAAAGATGTTTTACGATATGATTTATCATATGAATAA
- a CDS encoding spore germination protein, which translates to MKKEQGKEQVHQSIQRNRKYLKDKLGIGVTFDVDFRTLHVLGRDIDFYFVNGLVDTDYVIEILKKIIDINDDETNKRKIDEIVENRLTNHQIEKVEEMDKAIQQLLSGLLIVVIDGVSHAYIVDTRNYPGRGPSEPDTEKVVRGARDGYTENIIENTGLTRRRVRDEGLRFEIMQVGERSKMDVCVVYIEDIADPGLVDEIKNQINSIKVDGLAMADKSLEEFIVSQGINPFPKVRYTERPDVASAHLFEGHVLIMVDTSPSVMITPTTYFHHVQHAEEYRQVPTVGTFVRWVRFFGIFASLLLLPLWLLFVLHPELLPPELSYIGPNEEGNIPIIIQVLLADLGIEFLRIAAIHTPTALSTAMGLIAAVLIGEIAIEVGLFGPEVILYVALSAIGSYSTPSYELAIANKLTRLVLILFIALLGVKGFVIGVTLYILFMARSVSLNTPYFWPLIPFNARAMMHILFRVSVPLNRQRPSIVHPQNNDRLRNNGHN; encoded by the coding sequence ATGAAAAAGGAACAAGGAAAAGAACAAGTACATCAATCCATCCAGCGGAATAGAAAGTATTTGAAAGATAAACTTGGAATAGGTGTAACTTTCGATGTCGATTTCCGTACACTGCATGTACTTGGAAGAGATATTGATTTTTACTTCGTCAATGGATTGGTCGACACAGATTATGTGATCGAAATTTTAAAGAAGATCATCGATATCAATGATGATGAAACAAATAAACGTAAGATTGACGAAATTGTAGAAAATCGCCTGACGAATCATCAAATTGAAAAAGTAGAAGAAATGGACAAGGCCATACAACAATTATTGTCCGGCCTATTGATTGTTGTTATTGATGGAGTCAGTCACGCATATATTGTTGATACTCGAAATTATCCTGGAAGAGGGCCTTCTGAACCTGATACTGAAAAAGTTGTGCGCGGTGCGAGGGATGGTTACACAGAGAACATCATTGAAAACACGGGGTTGACCCGAAGAAGAGTCAGGGATGAAGGATTAAGGTTTGAAATCATGCAAGTCGGTGAACGATCCAAAATGGACGTATGCGTTGTGTATATAGAAGATATTGCAGATCCAGGTTTAGTTGATGAAATTAAGAATCAAATCAATAGTATTAAAGTAGATGGCCTTGCCATGGCTGATAAAAGTTTAGAGGAATTCATCGTCTCCCAAGGTATTAACCCTTTTCCGAAGGTACGCTATACAGAAAGACCTGATGTAGCTTCAGCACATTTGTTTGAAGGACATGTGTTAATTATGGTTGATACTTCGCCGAGTGTAATGATTACACCAACAACATATTTCCACCACGTGCAACATGCAGAAGAGTACCGTCAAGTACCGACAGTCGGTACTTTTGTAAGATGGGTTCGTTTCTTTGGGATATTTGCTTCATTGTTATTATTACCTTTATGGTTACTTTTCGTTCTTCATCCAGAATTACTACCACCTGAACTATCATATATCGGTCCCAATGAGGAAGGAAACATTCCAATCATCATTCAAGTTCTCTTAGCGGACCTCGGCATTGAGTTCTTGAGAATTGCTGCGATTCATACACCGACCGCACTATCAACTGCGATGGGTTTAATTGCTGCTGTTCTTATTGGTGAAATCGCGATCGAAGTTGGTTTATTTGGCCCAGAAGTTATTCTTTACGTAGCACTAAGTGCAATAGGTTCCTACTCGACACCGAGTTATGAATTGGCTATAGCGAATAAATTGACCAGATTGGTGTTAATCCTCTTTATTGCATTATTAGGGGTGAAAGGGTTCGTCATCGGAGTTACGCTTTATATTTTATTCATGGCAAGAAGTGTTTCTTTAAACACACCATACTTTTGGCCATTGATTCCTTTCAATGCTCGAGCAATGATGCACATATTGTTCCGTGTATCTGTTCCGTTGAATCGACAAAGACCAAGTATTGTTCATCCACAAAATAATGATCGCTTAAGAAACAATGGCCACAATTAA
- the spoVAE gene encoding stage V sporulation protein AE: protein MQIVWAFLVGGSICVVGQILLDVFKLTPAHVMSSFVVAGAVLDGFELYDKLIEFAGAGATVPITSFGHSLLHGAMAQAEEHGFLGIAIGIFQLTSAGISSAILFGFLVAIIFKPKG, encoded by the coding sequence ATGCAAATTGTATGGGCTTTTCTCGTAGGAGGATCTATTTGTGTGGTAGGTCAAATACTTCTTGATGTCTTCAAATTGACCCCAGCACATGTCATGTCATCATTTGTCGTTGCAGGAGCAGTATTGGACGGGTTTGAATTATACGACAAACTGATTGAATTTGCTGGTGCTGGTGCTACTGTACCAATTACAAGCTTTGGACACTCTCTTCTACATGGGGCTATGGCTCAAGCAGAAGAACATGGATTCCTAGGGATAGCAATAGGAATTTTTCAATTGACTTCAGCAGGTATATCTTCAGCTATTTTATTTGGCTTTCTTGTAGCGATTATCTTTAAGCCAAAAGGATAA
- the spoVAD gene encoding stage V sporulation protein AD: MKTGKQSWMFTNGVFIKETSTVTGPKEAAGPLGSTYDYSFDDLHCDEKNWELAERALLKKSIQLCLDKSNTREDAIDMFISGDLLNQNVTSNYVARDLSIPFLCVFGACSTSMEALAIGSSLIDSGNCNRVLASASSHYATAERQFRYPTEYGGQKPDTATSTVTGSGSVIIDKEKSGVQVESATIGKVIDYQLNDPFDMGSAMAPAAADTVVQHLKDLDRQPSDYDLILTGDLSSVGTPIFKKLTEESGFDVEGIHGDCGLMVYHSNQNVFAGGSGCACSAVVTYGQVYKQLKDKVLKKVLIVATGALLSPTMIQQKETIPCIAHGVVLQGVDH, translated from the coding sequence ATGAAAACAGGAAAACAGTCATGGATGTTCACAAATGGCGTATTCATCAAAGAAACTTCTACCGTAACTGGCCCGAAGGAGGCTGCTGGCCCATTAGGGAGTACGTATGATTACTCATTTGACGATTTGCATTGTGATGAAAAGAACTGGGAACTAGCTGAAAGAGCTTTATTAAAAAAATCCATACAACTTTGTTTAGATAAAAGCAATACTCGAGAAGATGCGATTGACATGTTCATTAGCGGCGACCTTCTTAATCAGAACGTAACCTCTAATTATGTGGCTCGAGATTTATCCATACCGTTTTTATGTGTATTCGGCGCATGTTCCACTTCTATGGAAGCTCTAGCAATAGGGTCGTCACTGATCGACAGCGGGAATTGCAACAGGGTACTTGCAAGTGCAAGTAGTCATTATGCAACGGCTGAGAGACAATTTCGTTACCCGACTGAATATGGAGGACAGAAACCGGATACGGCTACAAGCACAGTGACCGGTTCAGGTAGCGTGATCATCGATAAAGAGAAATCAGGTGTACAAGTTGAATCAGCAACAATCGGTAAAGTGATTGATTACCAATTGAATGATCCATTTGATATGGGATCAGCCATGGCTCCTGCTGCAGCAGATACAGTCGTCCAACACTTGAAAGACCTTGACAGACAACCTTCTGATTATGATCTGATTCTGACAGGTGACCTATCAAGCGTGGGTACACCGATTTTCAAAAAGTTAACAGAAGAATCGGGTTTTGATGTCGAGGGAATCCATGGTGATTGCGGTCTTATGGTTTATCACTCGAATCAAAACGTATTCGCTGGTGGTAGTGGTTGTGCATGTTCTGCAGTTGTTACCTACGGACAAGTTTATAAGCAGTTGAAAGATAAGGTGTTGAAGAAAGTGTTGATCGTTGCAACTGGTGCCTTACTTAGCCCAACAATGATTCAGCAAAAAGAAACGATACCTTGCATAGCGCATGGAGTAGTTCTTCAAGGGGTGGATCACTGA
- the spoVAC gene encoding stage V sporulation protein AC has protein sequence MISRDNYKQSIKQYQPKKKLFTNCVKAFVIGGLICVVGQLLTFMYMNLFDFTAKQAGNPTVTTLILLAALLTGFGVYDKLGQFAGAGSAVPVTGFANSITSAALEHRSEGIVLGVATNMFKLAGSVIVFGTVAAYIVGMIRYAVQQFLL, from the coding sequence ATGATCTCTAGAGATAATTACAAACAATCAATCAAACAATATCAACCTAAAAAAAAGTTATTTACTAACTGTGTTAAAGCCTTTGTTATCGGGGGATTGATTTGTGTAGTCGGGCAGTTGTTGACGTTCATGTACATGAATCTATTTGACTTTACTGCTAAACAAGCAGGTAATCCGACAGTCACGACCTTAATTTTGTTGGCAGCATTGTTGACTGGATTTGGTGTATATGACAAATTGGGTCAATTTGCTGGAGCAGGTTCAGCAGTACCGGTTACAGGCTTTGCAAATTCAATTACAAGTGCTGCACTGGAACACCGGAGTGAAGGAATTGTGCTCGGTGTAGCAACAAATATGTTCAAATTAGCTGGATCAGTTATTGTATTCGGTACAGTTGCTGCATATATCGTCGGGATGATTCGATATGCTGTGCAGCAGTTTCTATTGTAA
- a CDS encoding stage V sporulation protein AB — protein sequence MMISYIVEIFVGLAGGLAVGSGFVAFLAVLGVIPRLVQVSRSKGYLRWYEWGVILGALFGIFLTFSNWQFTIPLWMEIFWGLLHGIFIGMLAAALTEVLNVFPILAKRIRLDQHIEKLLLAIVFGKIAGSIFQWVIYID from the coding sequence ATGATGATTAGTTACATCGTCGAGATTTTTGTAGGCTTAGCGGGAGGATTAGCAGTTGGCTCAGGATTTGTTGCTTTTCTAGCTGTATTAGGAGTTATCCCTCGATTGGTCCAAGTATCCAGATCTAAAGGATATCTACGCTGGTATGAGTGGGGAGTAATTCTTGGAGCTTTGTTTGGAATATTTCTTACGTTCAGTAACTGGCAGTTTACAATTCCGTTATGGATGGAGATATTTTGGGGTCTTTTACACGGTATTTTTATCGGAATGTTAGCTGCAGCTCTAACAGAAGTGTTAAACGTATTTCCTATTTTAGCCAAACGAATTAGGCTAGACCAACACATTGAAAAGTTATTGTTAGCTATCGTGTTTGGAAAGATCGCTGGTTCGATATTCCAGTGGGTCATCTATATTGATTAA
- a CDS encoding stage V sporulation protein AA, whose product MSQVIYLRLKYKQTVVSGQTIYLKDIAWISTKDEVKKKLETLYLYRVTKNDQNYKVFDLFEIIEKIQTIYPEYDIETIGPTESILSIYQPKSTIFPVYVICIWLLLFIGAAMAIMNFHFDVSMEEVQFQLHKMISGGGIDRSVLWFQIPYSIGLGLGMVLFFNHFFKKKINEEPSPLEIEMFNYDQDIHHYVSFNENEMNKTDDD is encoded by the coding sequence ATGTCACAGGTGATATATTTACGTTTGAAATACAAGCAGACAGTCGTTTCCGGTCAAACTATATATTTAAAAGACATAGCGTGGATCAGTACAAAAGATGAAGTAAAGAAAAAGCTTGAAACTTTATATTTATACCGTGTAACTAAGAACGACCAAAATTATAAAGTCTTTGACTTGTTCGAAATCATCGAAAAGATTCAAACCATTTACCCCGAGTATGATATTGAAACTATAGGTCCGACTGAATCCATTTTATCCATATATCAACCTAAATCGACTATTTTTCCGGTTTACGTTATTTGTATTTGGCTCTTGCTATTTATAGGAGCAGCAATGGCAATCATGAATTTTCATTTTGATGTGAGTATGGAAGAGGTTCAGTTTCAATTACACAAAATGATTAGTGGTGGTGGAATCGATCGCAGTGTGCTCTGGTTTCAAATTCCATACTCTATTGGTCTTGGGCTTGGAATGGTACTATTTTTCAACCACTTTTTCAAAAAGAAAATCAATGAGGAGCCGAGTCCCCTAGAAATAGAAATGTTCAATTATGATCAAGATATCCATCACTATGTTTCTTTTAATGAAAACGAGATGAATAAAACGGATGATGATTAG
- the sigF gene encoding RNA polymerase sporulation sigma factor SigF produces MMSEHKQTSKHHSISNEEVRELIYKSQQGDELSRNQLIENNTRLVWSVVQRFLNRGYEPDDLFQIGCIGLIKSIDKFDLSYEVRFSTYAVPMIIGEIQRFLRDDGTIKVSRSLKETNQKIRQKKDELSKEFGRTPSISELSEAMGMPKEELVMALEANQQPQSIYETVYESEGDPITLMDQISDKDNGWFDKIALKEAIRTLNDRERLIIYLRYYMDQTQSEVAKRLQISQVQVSRLEKQILEQMGHLLQK; encoded by the coding sequence ATGATGAGTGAACACAAACAGACTAGTAAGCATCACTCCATAAGTAATGAAGAGGTTAGAGAGTTAATCTATAAAAGCCAGCAAGGGGATGAACTATCCAGAAATCAATTGATTGAAAATAATACACGTCTAGTCTGGTCGGTGGTCCAAAGGTTCTTGAACCGTGGTTATGAACCAGATGATTTATTTCAAATCGGTTGTATAGGCCTCATCAAATCAATCGATAAATTCGATTTATCTTATGAAGTCCGCTTCTCCACTTACGCTGTACCGATGATCATTGGGGAGATACAACGTTTTCTAAGGGATGACGGAACAATTAAAGTAAGTAGGTCATTGAAAGAAACGAACCAGAAAATCAGACAGAAGAAAGATGAGCTCTCTAAAGAATTTGGAAGGACTCCTTCTATCAGTGAATTAAGTGAGGCCATGGGGATGCCAAAGGAAGAGTTGGTGATGGCACTTGAAGCTAACCAACAACCTCAATCCATTTACGAAACGGTTTATGAAAGTGAAGGTGACCCTATAACGTTAATGGATCAAATATCTGATAAGGATAACGGATGGTTTGATAAAATAGCATTAAAAGAAGCCATCAGAACATTGAATGACCGGGAAAGACTGATTATTTATCTGAGGTATTATATGGATCAGACCCAATCAGAAGTAGCAAAGAGACTACAGATATCTCAAGTCCAAGTTTCTCGGTTGGAGAAACAGATTTTGGAGCAAATGGGACATCTCCTTCAAAAATAA
- the spoIIAB gene encoding anti-sigma F factor, giving the protein MNNYMKVEFVAKSENESFARVTVASFIAQLDPTVDELTEIKTVVSEAVTNAIIHGYDEDEEGRVVLECEIKNSEVELRISDDGHGMDNIDEATQPLFTSKPELERSGMGFTIMENFMDALSVTSEYGKGTTVIMRKKFNQNQPTCN; this is encoded by the coding sequence ATGAATAATTATATGAAAGTAGAATTCGTCGCTAAAAGTGAAAATGAATCTTTTGCAAGAGTAACAGTTGCTTCTTTTATTGCACAACTAGACCCGACTGTGGATGAATTGACTGAAATAAAAACAGTTGTGTCAGAGGCTGTAACCAATGCAATTATTCACGGATATGATGAAGATGAAGAAGGCCGAGTCGTTTTAGAGTGTGAAATCAAAAATAGTGAAGTTGAATTGAGAATTTCAGACGACGGGCATGGTATGGACAATATTGATGAAGCTACTCAACCCCTATTTACTTCCAAACCTGAACTTGAAAGATCAGGAATGGGTTTTACGATTATGGAGAATTTTATGGATGCTTTATCAGTGACCTCAGAATACGGGAAGGGTACAACAGTCATCATGAGAAAGAAGTTCAATCAAAATCAGCCGACATGCAATTAG
- the spoIIAA gene encoding anti-sigma F factor antagonist encodes MSLLTQFEQKEDVLLVRLVGELDHHEAEKLKSEWQKHLNTGEVKHVVVNLGKLHFMDSSGLGVFLGRYKEVKHMKGEMVICAINPVVERLFELSGMFKIVQTDISEEAALNRLGVAS; translated from the coding sequence TTGAGTCTACTTACGCAATTTGAACAGAAAGAAGATGTGTTGTTAGTACGTTTAGTTGGAGAGTTGGATCACCACGAGGCAGAAAAGTTAAAAAGTGAATGGCAAAAGCATTTAAACACGGGTGAGGTTAAACATGTCGTAGTCAATCTAGGTAAACTTCATTTTATGGATTCATCAGGGTTAGGCGTGTTTTTAGGAAGGTATAAAGAAGTAAAACATATGAAAGGTGAAATGGTCATATGTGCTATTAATCCTGTTGTAGAAAGATTATTCGAGTTATCAGGTATGTTTAAAATCGTTCAGACAGATATTAGCGAGGAAGCTGCCCTTAATCGTTTGGGGGTGGCATCATGA
- a CDS encoding D-alanyl-D-alanine carboxypeptidase family protein, producing the protein MKKLIIGFIALIMLMPSGGLYAEEVTSLTDHAKSAVLVEVDTQEVLYNHNSHEKLPPASMTKLMTMLLIMEELNNGNLSLDENVRISEHASSMGGTQIYLEPFEEMSVQDLLKGVTIASANDASVALAERISGSEKAFVEEMNKKVKELGLENTHFNNVTGLPTDNHYSSAYDMAMIGRELLQYEEILDYTKVYEDYLRKGTDDEFWLVNTNKLVKFYQGVDGLKTGYTSEAKFCLTATAKRGDMRVISVVMGADTAKNRNQDISNMLDYAFSQYEIKRLYQDNQTVLEKSHPKAKGTIKVGPEESISLLMKKGDSMDDYETVIEENDSIHWPVARGDQLGSVKLMKESNLIKEYPLVITEEVEQASIWNLWKKSITSIHRGN; encoded by the coding sequence ATGAAGAAATTGATAATAGGTTTCATAGCTTTAATTATGTTGATGCCATCGGGAGGATTATATGCTGAGGAAGTTACTTCTTTAACTGATCACGCAAAATCTGCTGTATTGGTGGAGGTAGATACTCAGGAGGTTTTATATAACCATAATAGTCATGAAAAGTTGCCGCCAGCTAGTATGACTAAGCTAATGACAATGTTGTTGATTATGGAAGAATTAAATAATGGAAACCTTTCATTAGATGAAAATGTTCGAATAAGCGAACACGCTTCATCGATGGGGGGAACACAAATTTATTTAGAACCTTTTGAAGAAATGTCTGTACAGGATTTGTTAAAAGGAGTAACGATTGCATCAGCAAATGATGCCTCTGTCGCTTTGGCGGAGCGAATTTCTGGATCTGAGAAAGCCTTTGTGGAAGAAATGAATAAAAAGGTAAAAGAACTCGGTTTGGAAAATACTCATTTTAATAATGTAACTGGCTTACCAACTGATAACCATTATAGTTCAGCATATGATATGGCAATGATCGGAAGAGAGCTTTTGCAATATGAAGAAATTCTTGATTATACAAAAGTCTATGAAGATTATTTAAGAAAAGGAACAGACGATGAATTCTGGTTGGTCAATACAAATAAGCTCGTTAAGTTTTATCAAGGTGTAGATGGACTAAAGACAGGATACACAAGTGAAGCAAAGTTCTGCTTGACCGCTACAGCTAAACGTGGTGATATGAGAGTGATTTCCGTTGTTATGGGGGCAGATACTGCCAAAAATCGAAACCAAGATATCTCTAACATGCTTGATTATGCATTCAGCCAATATGAAATTAAACGTTTATACCAGGACAATCAAACGGTTTTAGAAAAATCTCATCCTAAAGCTAAAGGAACGATCAAAGTTGGTCCTGAAGAGTCGATTTCATTACTGATGAAAAAAGGAGACTCGATGGATGATTATGAAACGGTAATTGAAGAAAATGACTCTATTCACTGGCCAGTTGCAAGAGGAGACCAATTGGGTTCAGTCAAATTGATGAAAGAAAGTAATCTTATAAAAGAATACCCACTCGTTATTACTGAAGAAGTAGAACAAGCATCTATTTGGAACCTGTGGAAAAAGTCGATAACTTCCATCCATCGTGGCAATTAA
- a CDS encoding pyrimidine-nucleoside phosphorylase, protein MRMYDIIAKKRDGEGLTEEEIKFFIRGYTDGSIPDYQASAFAMAIYFNGMTEEERATLTMEMVNSGDTIDLSAIDGIKVDKHSTGGVGDTTTLVLAPLVASTGVPVAKMSGRGLGHTGGTIDKLEAVPGFHVEISNDEFVKLVNKNKIAVIGQSGNLTPADKKLYGLRDVTATVNSIPLIASSIMSKKIAAGADAIVLDVKTGAGAFMKEEDESIDLAKAMVSIGNRVGRKTMAVISDMSQPLGRAIGNALEVQEAIDTLRGEGPEDLTELSLILGSQMVVAGGMAETLDEARQLLEENISNGKAIAKFKEFLESQGGDASVVDDPSLLPQAEERTELLAKESGYIDEIVADEIGNAAMLLGAGRQTKDSVIDLSVGLVLHKKIGDRVEEGEPLLTIHSNDVSLEEVKKKLYENIVISSNKVKAPDLIRTLISE, encoded by the coding sequence ATGAGAATGTATGATATTATCGCCAAAAAACGTGATGGAGAAGGGCTTACTGAAGAAGAAATCAAGTTTTTCATCAGAGGATATACCGACGGCTCAATTCCTGACTATCAAGCAAGTGCATTTGCTATGGCAATTTACTTTAACGGCATGACCGAAGAAGAGCGAGCAACTTTGACAATGGAAATGGTGAATTCGGGAGACACAATTGATCTTTCAGCCATTGATGGAATCAAAGTTGACAAGCATTCGACCGGTGGTGTGGGTGATACCACAACATTAGTTTTAGCTCCATTGGTAGCTTCAACAGGAGTTCCAGTGGCAAAAATGAGTGGCCGAGGATTGGGTCACACTGGTGGTACAATTGATAAGCTTGAAGCGGTGCCAGGTTTCCATGTTGAAATCAGCAATGACGAATTTGTAAAACTAGTAAACAAAAACAAAATTGCGGTCATTGGACAATCAGGCAATTTGACGCCTGCTGATAAAAAGTTATATGGGCTTCGAGATGTGACTGCGACGGTCAATTCAATCCCATTGATTGCTAGCTCAATTATGAGTAAAAAGATTGCAGCTGGAGCGGACGCTATTGTACTTGATGTTAAGACAGGTGCAGGCGCCTTCATGAAAGAAGAAGATGAGTCCATCGATCTTGCTAAGGCAATGGTATCGATCGGAAATCGTGTAGGACGTAAGACGATGGCTGTAATCAGTGACATGAGTCAGCCACTCGGTAGAGCAATAGGTAATGCGTTGGAAGTTCAAGAAGCAATTGATACTTTACGTGGAGAAGGACCTGAAGACTTAACTGAGCTATCCTTGATATTAGGTAGCCAAATGGTTGTAGCTGGCGGAATGGCTGAAACACTTGATGAAGCAAGACAGTTACTAGAGGAAAACATTTCAAACGGTAAAGCAATTGCTAAATTTAAAGAATTTCTCGAGTCTCAGGGTGGAGATGCTTCTGTAGTTGATGATCCTTCGCTTCTTCCTCAAGCTGAAGAGCGTACTGAATTGTTAGCAAAAGAGTCAGGTTACATCGACGAGATTGTAGCTGATGAAATCGGAAATGCAGCTATGCTATTAGGTGCAGGTAGACAGACTAAGGATTCAGTAATCGATTTATCTGTGGGACTTGTTCTTCATAAGAAAATTGGGGATCGAGTAGAAGAGGGAGAGCCTCTACTGACGATTCATTCGAATGATGTATCCTTAGAAGAAGTAAAGAAAAAGTTATATGAAAACATTGTAATCAGTTCGAATAAAGTTAAAGCTCCTGATTTAATAAGAACATTAATTTCTGAGTAA
- a CDS encoding purine-nucleoside phosphorylase, which translates to MLEQVKESQQWIESKLNGDKPQIGLILGSGLGVLAEEIQNATTIKYGEIPNFPQSTVAGHKGQLVVGELKGKTVIAMQGRFHYYEGYTMQQVTFPVRVMKALGVEKLLVTNAAGGINQSFNPGDLMLINDHINQMGDNPLIGKNDDELGPRFPDMSQPYDRELINLARETADSLNIQTQEGVYVGNTGPTYETASEVKMLRTLGGDAVGMSTVPEVIVANHAGLRVLGISCISNMAAGILDQPLTHDEVIETTEKVRDDFIQLVQAIVQKV; encoded by the coding sequence ATGTTAGAACAAGTTAAAGAATCCCAACAATGGATTGAGTCTAAATTAAATGGAGATAAGCCTCAAATCGGTTTGATTTTAGGATCAGGTCTAGGAGTTTTAGCTGAAGAAATACAGAACGCAACAACAATAAAGTATGGGGAGATCCCTAATTTCCCACAATCGACTGTGGCCGGTCACAAAGGTCAGTTAGTCGTAGGCGAATTGAAAGGGAAGACCGTCATTGCGATGCAAGGTCGTTTTCATTATTACGAGGGATACACGATGCAACAAGTGACATTCCCAGTCCGTGTAATGAAAGCTTTAGGTGTAGAAAAATTACTAGTGACAAACGCGGCAGGTGGAATTAACCAGTCATTCAACCCTGGTGACCTCATGCTGATCAATGACCATATTAATCAGATGGGCGATAACCCATTAATCGGTAAAAATGATGATGAATTAGGTCCACGCTTTCCTGATATGTCTCAACCTTATGATCGTGAGTTGATCAATCTTGCAAGAGAAACAGCTGATTCATTGAACATTCAAACGCAAGAAGGTGTGTATGTAGGTAATACAGGTCCTACTTATGAGACAGCCAGTGAAGTTAAAATGCTTCGAACGTTAGGCGGAGACGCTGTCGGGATGTCTACGGTACCAGAAGTGATTGTCGCAAACCACGCAGGATTAAGGGTATTAGGGATCTCTTGTATCTCTAACATGGCTGCTGGTATTTTGGATCAACCTCTCACACATGATGAAGTAATTGAAACAACTGAAAAAGTACGTGATGACTTCATTCAATTAGTTCAAGCAATTGTACAAAAGGTATAG